A region of uncultured Desulfobacter sp. DNA encodes the following proteins:
- a CDS encoding FAD-linked oxidase C-terminal domain-containing protein, producing MNTVDIPRLRELVGEKNIKTDPLDLYVYGADASVYHAAPWVVVRPDNTGQVQKVLAYANDNKIPVVPRGGGSGMCGQTVSIKGGILLDMKNMNRILEINMPDVYCRVEPGVVDDDLNAALKPYGVFYPPTPASSRIATIGGEIGNNASGVRSVKYGATRDAVMGMKVVLANGDLVTLGAHTRVEASGYQLHKLIVGSEGTLGVVVEAIISFVPIPEFRCLGVANFDSLRDAGNAIGAIMASGTIPSMLELVDDVAIKAVNKTMGLGLKEVAASLLFEADGKVKEAVDYEVQKMKDICAKHNGADIWYSFDAKEREQIFMGRKKLFPALSQFDASMASTSLADDMAVPYSKMADMAAKIHEAAKKNNIVMTAYGHCGSGCMHTKIMMDTSKPAQWEGAQRAIAEIYEYVNSIHGTTSAEHGIGISKAQAFKTEKMDSLKMMAAVKAALDPNNILNPGKLMQAPDNWVKATNLRYAVNS from the coding sequence ATGAATACGGTCGATATCCCCAGACTCAGGGAACTAGTCGGGGAAAAAAACATAAAGACAGATCCGCTTGACCTGTATGTTTATGGCGCAGACGCATCTGTTTACCATGCCGCACCATGGGTTGTTGTAAGACCTGACAATACCGGTCAGGTTCAGAAGGTACTGGCCTATGCCAATGATAACAAAATACCGGTTGTCCCCCGGGGCGGCGGCTCGGGTATGTGCGGGCAGACCGTGTCGATCAAGGGCGGCATTCTTCTGGACATGAAGAACATGAACCGGATACTTGAAATCAACATGCCCGATGTTTACTGCCGGGTGGAACCGGGTGTGGTGGATGATGATCTGAACGCCGCTTTGAAGCCTTACGGTGTTTTCTATCCCCCGACACCGGCTTCTTCCCGTATCGCCACCATCGGCGGCGAGATCGGTAACAATGCTTCGGGCGTTCGTTCCGTAAAATACGGCGCCACCCGTGATGCTGTCATGGGTATGAAAGTGGTTCTGGCCAATGGCGATCTGGTAACGCTGGGTGCCCATACCAGGGTTGAAGCATCCGGTTACCAGCTCCACAAACTTATCGTGGGCTCCGAAGGCACCCTGGGTGTTGTGGTGGAAGCTATCATAAGTTTTGTACCCATCCCAGAATTCAGATGCCTGGGTGTTGCCAATTTTGACAGCCTCAGAGATGCCGGCAATGCCATTGGTGCCATTATGGCCTCCGGCACCATTCCCTCCATGCTTGAGCTTGTAGATGACGTTGCCATCAAGGCCGTTAACAAAACCATGGGCCTGGGTCTTAAGGAAGTGGCCGCCTCCCTGCTTTTTGAAGCCGACGGAAAAGTTAAAGAAGCGGTGGATTATGAAGTTCAAAAAATGAAAGATATCTGTGCCAAGCACAACGGTGCCGATATCTGGTACAGCTTTGATGCCAAAGAGCGCGAACAGATCTTCATGGGCCGTAAAAAACTGTTCCCGGCCCTGTCGCAGTTTGACGCCAGTATGGCCTCCACATCCCTGGCGGACGACATGGCCGTTCCCTACTCCAAGATGGCCGACATGGCCGCCAAGATCCATGAAGCCGCAAAAAAGAACAACATCGTTATGACGGCATACGGACATTGCGGATCCGGGTGTATGCACACCAAAATCATGATGGACACCAGCAAACCTGCGCAATGGGAAGGTGCCCAGAGAGCCATTGCCGAGATCTATGAATATGTAAATTCCATCCACGGCACCACTTCTGCTGAACACGGTATCGGTATTTCCAAAGCACAGGCCTTTAAGACAGAGAAAATGGATTCCTTGAAAATGATGGCTGCTGTTAAGGCGGCTCTGGACCCAAATAACATTCTCAATCCAGGCAAACTGATGCAGGCTCCGGACAACTGGGTCAAGGCTACTAACCTTAGATACGCTGTCAACAGCTAA
- a CDS encoding hydrogenase iron-sulfur subunit, whose translation MQTTQTRFKNLEKWEGMLAKCIRCGYCYEHCPMFKFTRWESDAPRGKNILAHGLLTGEIELTREIAEKSFSCFFCKRCEAACSSGVKITDIMLDLRRDLVELGYKKDIGTISTTDRSCARCLQCVRACPHDAREFVDGQGIVVDPVLCKSCGICVEICPIEAVTIPLPFGTDTETLDKRAAEWLNTHELGKAIVYACNWSYHPDIQNSKLPLSETGDKEYEILVNLCGGRIDKNLLLTPFLNKAWGVLVAVCPDGECTHDGNVAALQRVVHMKKTLESLDINPERIHLVQIPRGDKQLFQAEIDTFMEKLNQMGPIR comes from the coding sequence ATGCAGACAACACAAACAAGATTTAAAAATCTGGAAAAATGGGAAGGCATGCTGGCCAAGTGCATCCGGTGCGGTTACTGCTACGAGCACTGCCCCATGTTTAAATTCACACGGTGGGAATCCGATGCACCCAGGGGTAAGAATATCTTAGCCCATGGTCTTTTAACCGGCGAAATTGAATTGACACGGGAAATTGCGGAAAAATCATTCAGTTGTTTTTTCTGCAAACGGTGTGAAGCTGCCTGTTCATCCGGGGTTAAAATTACTGACATTATGCTGGATCTGAGAAGAGATCTGGTTGAACTGGGATACAAGAAGGATATAGGCACCATATCAACCACAGACCGTTCCTGTGCCCGGTGTCTGCAGTGCGTCCGGGCCTGTCCCCACGATGCCCGTGAATTTGTTGACGGCCAGGGCATTGTTGTCGACCCCGTACTGTGCAAATCCTGCGGCATCTGTGTTGAAATCTGTCCCATTGAAGCGGTAACTATTCCATTACCGTTTGGTACCGACACGGAAACACTGGACAAAAGAGCGGCTGAATGGCTTAACACCCATGAATTGGGCAAGGCCATTGTATATGCCTGTAACTGGTCATATCATCCCGACATTCAGAACTCCAAACTGCCGTTATCAGAAACCGGTGATAAAGAGTATGAAATTCTGGTGAACCTGTGTGGTGGCCGTATTGATAAAAATCTTTTACTGACGCCGTTCCTCAACAAGGCATGGGGTGTTCTGGTTGCTGTCTGTCCTGATGGGGAATGTACCCATGACGGCAATGTCGCAGCCTTACAGCGGGTGGTGCATATGAAGAAGACCTTGGAATCACTTGATATTAATCCCGAACGTATCCATCTGGTTCAGATTCCCAGAGGTGACAAACAACTGTTCCAGGCAGAAATAGATACGTTTATGGAGAAGTTAAATCAGATGGGCCCCATACGTTAA
- the larA gene encoding nickel-dependent lactate racemase encodes MAKVLIPYGKEKIEVEINDNNLQGVYFPNDVEKREFASEFAKNLEKANFAEFMTGDERVVFIVNDGTRPTPTAKVLKVIYDDIKDKDIYFIIATGAHRAPNDEEFEYIFGKEIYEDLKAKDRIWSHDAKKDEMVYLGKSTNGTEMYLNKIVAEAKKTVVIGSVEPHYFAGYTGGRKGFLPGVASYETITQNHKLALNKSAKALALDGNPVHEDMMDAMNVLKDIQVFSIMTILDKDHNVYETTCGDLVGAFYDAIDSAKKVFCVDIEEKTDIVISVAPYPMDIDLYQSQKAIDNGKLALKEGGILIFVSQCRMGIGGKTFFDLMASCDTPQQVLDKIKIEYKLGYHKAGKMAEINTWAETWGVTELPEAEIKAVHIKPFASVEAALEKAFEVKGKDAKVTVLPLGSLSVPNILNP; translated from the coding sequence ATGGCAAAAGTATTAATACCCTATGGTAAGGAAAAAATTGAAGTTGAAATTAATGATAACAACTTGCAAGGTGTATATTTTCCGAATGATGTAGAAAAAAGAGAGTTTGCTTCTGAATTTGCAAAAAATCTGGAAAAAGCCAATTTTGCAGAATTTATGACCGGTGATGAAAGAGTTGTTTTCATCGTAAATGACGGAACCCGCCCCACCCCTACAGCAAAAGTTCTCAAGGTCATTTATGATGATATAAAAGATAAAGATATCTATTTCATTATTGCCACAGGTGCTCACAGAGCCCCCAATGATGAGGAATTTGAATACATTTTTGGAAAAGAGATCTATGAGGATCTGAAAGCCAAAGACAGAATCTGGTCCCATGATGCCAAAAAAGATGAGATGGTATATTTGGGTAAATCCACCAACGGTACTGAGATGTACCTGAATAAGATTGTCGCAGAAGCCAAAAAAACTGTGGTTATCGGCTCTGTTGAACCCCACTATTTTGCCGGATATACCGGCGGCAGAAAAGGCTTCCTGCCTGGCGTGGCATCCTATGAGACCATCACCCAGAACCACAAACTGGCGTTGAACAAAAGTGCCAAAGCCCTTGCTCTGGACGGCAATCCGGTGCACGAAGACATGATGGATGCCATGAATGTATTAAAAGACATTCAGGTATTTTCCATTATGACCATTCTTGATAAAGATCATAATGTCTATGAAACCACATGCGGCGATCTTGTAGGCGCATTTTATGATGCCATAGACAGTGCTAAAAAAGTGTTCTGTGTAGACATAGAAGAAAAAACTGACATCGTTATTTCTGTTGCTCCCTATCCAATGGATATTGACCTTTATCAGTCTCAAAAGGCCATAGACAATGGTAAGCTTGCGCTTAAAGAGGGCGGCATTTTGATATTTGTATCCCAGTGCAGAATGGGAATCGGCGGAAAGACTTTCTTTGACCTGATGGCTTCCTGTGATACACCCCAGCAGGTTCTTGATAAGATTAAAATTGAATACAAACTGGGTTATCATAAAGCCGGTAAAATGGCTGAAATAAATACCTGGGCTGAGACATGGGGCGTAACAGAGCTTCCGGAAGCCGAAATAAAAGCGGTTCACATTAAACCTTTTGCCAGTGTGGAAGCTGCTCTGGAAAAAGCCTTTGAAGTAAAAGGCAAAGATGCCAAAGTAACCGTACTTCCCTTGGGATCTCTTTCTGTACCCAATATTCTTAATCCCTAA